In Pseudoalteromonas tetraodonis, the genomic window TCAGCAGTGATGGGGTATTTAAGTACTCTCGTCGTTCAGCGCCATTTGGTTTTAACGGTGCTTACTACTACGTAGGTGCAGAATACCGCTTTTAATTAATAACTCTCCTATTGTTATTTAACAACCAAAGGGCCGCAAGGCCCTTTTATAGTTTTTAAACTTAATGTTTTTGCATTTTACTCATTTCAGCATGACAGCTTTGCATGGTAAGCAATACCTTTGACAGCGCCGCTTCACAATCATGTGATTGAGGCTTTTTTAACGCTGTTTTAATTTCTTCTAAGGTTTTATCTTCTACTTCTTCAAGCTCTTTAATGTAGGTTTGGTCGTTATCGCTAGTGAATGTACTGAGCAAAGCGGTAAATGCTCTGCGTGCTTCTACCGCGAACGAAGAGCCATCTTCACGTGCACCTTGTTGATTAATTGCATAGGGTTGTAAGCTTTCAACACTTACTTTGCGGGCGTCGATCATGCGCTGAAATAATGCACTTACGCTAGGATCTTGTACTTTATCTTGTGCTTTTTCGTAAAAGTCGATACCGCTATTCATTACTTGGATAATGTCGGTGATATGATTTATCTCTTGTCCTTGATGGGTGCTCATAATAATGACCTCTGTTAATTTAAAATACATAGATAACTAAGCAAGCGGCATTCCAACGCGGTTTTATTTTTTAACTAATTGTTTTTCATGGTTTTATTATTGTGAAGAGGTCTAGGCAAGCTTGCTAACATGCTGCTAGCAAGCAAAATTTACATAAAAGCATGTAAGAAGGTTATTTAAGCTCTTCAGCTACTTCGGCCACTTTTTGACGTAACCAAATATGGCTAGCATCTCTGTGTAACAAAGGGCTCCATATCATATCAAGTTCAAATGGTGGAATTGGAAAGGGTGGTTCAAGTATTTTAAGCCCCGGATCGTCTACATAAATATTGGCCGCTTTTGAAGGTAAAGTCGCCACGAGGTTTTTTTCTTTCGCTAAATGAATCGCAACATGGTAGTTACGAGTAAACGTGGCAATATTTCGATGCTTCCCAAAATGAGCGAGCGCTTCGTCAACCCAACCCAGCTTTTGCACATCTTTTGGATCCATGCCAACCCCAACACCAAAGCCTGTTTTACTTACCCAAATATGACGGGCTTTTAAATAGCTATCTAGGCTAAAGTTTTCAATAATAGGGTTGTCGGATCTTACTAAACAGCAAAAGCTATCTTTCCAAATTCGCTTATGATGAAACGATTGCGGTAAGTTCTCGAAGCGGTTAATTGCCATGTCTACTTTACCGTTTTCTACATCATGGAAAGTTACATCGCTGGGCGTTAAAATATCTAATGTGGTGTCTGGGGCTTCTTCATGTAATTTCCCTAACAAACGCGGTGCCATGGTACTGGCTGCATAGTCACTGGCCATAATTCTAAACACGCGTTTACTTTGTTTAGCTTCAAATTCGCGATTAGGTGCTAGCGTTTCTTCAAGCGTCATCAAAATACCGCGAATAACAGGCTGTAACTCAATAGCGCGCTCGGTCGGCACCATACCATCGCTGGTACGCACTAAAATAGGATCGTTAAAAAGGTTACGTAGGCGTTTAAGTCCATTACTCATTGCCGGTTGAGTAATACTAAGCTGGTTAGCAGCACGAGTAACGTTACATTCGCGCAGTAATGTATCGAGGTAAACCAGTAAATTTAAATCTATTTTACTTATATTCATTGTGTGTCCTTAACGTTTACCAGTAATGGATAAAACGCTGTGCTGTAGGATAGGGATAAATATGACTCACCTTTCCATTTTTTATATTTTGTTGTGCTTGTTTCCAAAAGCTCACATCAAGTAGTTCAGGGTGCGTACTGGTTAAAAATTGTTTATATGTTGGGTTAGGCATTACAAAGGTACATAATTGCTCTGGAAATACATCTTGCGGAGCAACCGAGTAACTTTGTTCATCCATCAAATAATCATCATAACTTTTTGCTTTGGGTAGTGCTCTAAAGTTCATGTCTGTTAAATATTGCACTTCATCGTAATCATAAAAAATAATACGTTTGTGCTTACTTACACCAAAGTTCTTTAACAGCATATCGCCAGGGAAAATATTCACGGCAATCATTTCTTTAAGCGCCTGGCCATACTCTTCAATGGCATCGGCGGCACTTTTTTCGTCTGCATTTTCTAAAAACAAATTAAGCGGTGTCATTCGCCGTTCAATGTATAAATGTTTTATGA contains:
- a CDS encoding ferritin-like domain-containing protein, with amino-acid sequence MSTHQGQEINHITDIIQVMNSGIDFYEKAQDKVQDPSVSALFQRMIDARKVSVESLQPYAINQQGAREDGSSFAVEARRAFTALLSTFTSDNDQTYIKELEEVEDKTLEEIKTALKKPQSHDCEAALSKVLLTMQSCHAEMSKMQKH
- a CDS encoding LysR family transcriptional regulator is translated as MNISKIDLNLLVYLDTLLRECNVTRAANQLSITQPAMSNGLKRLRNLFNDPILVRTSDGMVPTERAIELQPVIRGILMTLEETLAPNREFEAKQSKRVFRIMASDYAASTMAPRLLGKLHEEAPDTTLDILTPSDVTFHDVENGKVDMAINRFENLPQSFHHKRIWKDSFCCLVRSDNPIIENFSLDSYLKARHIWVSKTGFGVGVGMDPKDVQKLGWVDEALAHFGKHRNIATFTRNYHVAIHLAKEKNLVATLPSKAANIYVDDPGLKILEPPFPIPPFELDMIWSPLLHRDASHIWLRQKVAEVAEELK